The DNA window CGGCGTGGAGACCAAGATGCGCCCGCGGCCGGACCACGGAGAAGACGACTACAAGGGGCTCGGCCGCCTCAAAGACCGTGTGGCGCTGATCACGGGCGGTGACAGCGGCATCGGTCGAGCGGTCGCGCTGGCGTTCGCCCGTGAGGGGGCCGATGTCGTCATCTCGTACCTGAGTGAGCACGGCGACGCCGAGGACGCGAAGCGCTCGGTCGAGCAGGCAGGGCGCAAGGCCGTGCTGATCCCTGGTGACCTCGCGGACGAGGGCCATTGCAAGCGGCTGATCGAGAAGACCGTCGAGGCGTTCGGTCGGATCGACATCCTCGTGAACAATGCTGCCGAGCAGGGCAAATCGGTGGACCGGTTCGAGGAGATCGACGCCGAGCGGGTGGAGCGCACCTTCCGCGTCAACATCATGGCGATGTTCCACCTCGTCCGGCATGCGCTCCCGCACATGAAGGAGGGGAGCACGGTCATCAACGTTTCCTCGATCCAGGCCTACCAGCCGAGCGCCGAGATCCTCGACTACGCGACCACGAAGGGCGCCATCGTCACCTTCAGCAAGGGGCTGGCGCAGTCGCTGATCGAGCGGGGCATCCGGGTCAACACCGTGGCCCCGGGGCCCGTCTGGACGCCGCTGGTGATCCAGTCGTTCGATGCCGAGAAGAATGCCGAGTTCGGCAAGGACTCGCCCATGGGGCGTCCGGCGCAGCCCGGAGAGCTGGCGCCTGCGTTCGTGTTCCTCGCCTCCAACGAGTCGAGCTACATCAACGGCGAGGTGCTCGGTGTGACCGGAGGCAAGCCGCTCGGCTGATGCGGTGAGGAGGGGCGCGCGGCAGATGCCCTCCCGGCGTAGATCGCGTACCGTGGGCCGCCATGCTGCCCCTGAATCCGGCTCGCCGCCGCTGGATCGCCTGGACCGCCTTCGCTCTGAGCGCGGGCGCTTGCTCCTCTTCGGACACGCCCGTGGACAAGCCGCCGCCCGGCCCGCCGCCCGGGCGTGACCCGGCGCATTGCACCTTCGAGGAGCCGCCCGCCCGCGATCCGCGCCCCGCGTCGGGTCCGGCGCGGGTCCGCGCTGGCCTCGGCGTCGCCACCCTGCCGGTGCCCATCGGCGCACCGCTCGGCGGCTACGCCTCGCGCGTCCCCACGCTCGGCGGCAAACCGGCGGACGACCGCGCCGGCCGCTTCGTCACGGGCATGGTCCCCTCCGTGGGCGTCCACGATGCCCTCCTGGCCGAAGCGCTGGCGATCGAGGCAGGCGAGGAGCTGGCGGTGATCCTCCGCGTGGACGCGCCGCTCCTCAACGAGAACACCCTCTTCGAGCTGGAGTCCGTCGCCGCGCCGGACGGCTCCTTGCGCGGACGCATCCTGCTCACCGCCTCGCACAGCCACGGCGCCTGGGCGGGCTGGCAGCCGAGCCTCATCCTCATGCCGGGCGTCGACGCGCCCCACCGCGCCCTCGCCGATCGCGTCATCGGCGCCCTGGCCAAGGCCGTCCAGCAGGCCGTGGCGAGCCTCGAGCCTGCGCGCGTCGGCGTCGCCGTCGACACCGACTTCGACCCGACCAACAGCGTGAACCGCGACCGGCGCGACGAGAACGACGCCATCCTCGACCCGCACGGCGAGGCGGCGCACGGGGGCAAGGACGCCACGGCCTGGGCCCTCCGCGTCGACCGCGAGGACGGCTCCCCGCTCGCCGCGCTCGTCAACGTCCCCCTTCACGGCACC is part of the Chondromyces crocatus genome and encodes:
- a CDS encoding SDR family oxidoreductase, with the translated sequence MKQEASKTDPKDLEKKPPFPPQEQDRPGVETKMRPRPDHGEDDYKGLGRLKDRVALITGGDSGIGRAVALAFAREGADVVISYLSEHGDAEDAKRSVEQAGRKAVLIPGDLADEGHCKRLIEKTVEAFGRIDILVNNAAEQGKSVDRFEEIDAERVERTFRVNIMAMFHLVRHALPHMKEGSTVINVSSIQAYQPSAEILDYATTKGAIVTFSKGLAQSLIERGIRVNTVAPGPVWTPLVIQSFDAEKNAEFGKDSPMGRPAQPGELAPAFVFLASNESSYINGEVLGVTGGKPLG